From one Rattus norvegicus strain BN/NHsdMcwi chromosome 7, GRCr8, whole genome shotgun sequence genomic stretch:
- the Igfbp6 gene encoding insulin-like growth factor-binding protein 6 precursor → MTWDGLPTQPLLMLLMLLFAAGSESALAGCPGCGPGVQEEDAGSPADGCAETGGCFRREGQPCGVYIPKCAPGLQCQPRENEETPLRALLIGQGRCQRARGPSEETTKESKPHGGASRPRDRDRQKNPRTSAAPIRPSPVQDGEMGPCRRHLDSVLQQLQTEVFRGGANGLYVPNCDLRGFYRKQQCRSSQGNRRGPCWCVDPMGQPLPVSPDGQGSSQCSARSSG, encoded by the exons ATGACCTGGGACGGACTGCCCACACAGCCGCTGTTGATGCTGTTAATGCTGTTGTTCGCTGCGGGCTCCGAGTCCGCCTTAGCGGGGTGCCCGGGCTGCGGGCCGGGGGTGCAGGAGGAAGACGCGGGGTCGCCTGCAGACGGCTGTGCAGAGACCGGAGGCTGTTTCAGGAGAGAGGGGCAACCGTGCGGGGTCTACATCCCTAAGTGCGCCCCAGGACTGCAGTGCCAACCCCGAGAGAACGAAGAGACACCTTTGCGGGCGCTGCTGATCGGCCAGGGCCGCTGTCAACGCGCCAGAGGGCCGTCGG AAGAGACTACCAAGGAGAGCAAACCCCATGGAGGCGCCTCCCGCCCACGTGACAGAGACCGGCAAAAGAATCCACGGACCTCGGCTGCCCCTATAAGGCCCAGTCCTGTTCAAGATGGTGAAATG GGCCCCTGCCGCAGACACTTGGATTCAGTACTGCAGCAGCTCCAGACTGAGGTCTTCAGAGGCGGAGCAAATGGGCTCTATGTGCCAAACTGTGACCTCAGAGGTTTCTACCGCAAGCAGCAG TGTCGTTCCTCGCAGGGGAATCGCCGTGGTCCCTGCTGGTGTGTGGATCCGATGGGCCAGCCTTTGCCAGTGTCTCCAGATGGCCAGGGAAGCTCTCAGTGCTCTGCCAGGAGCAGCGGGTGA